GTCGCGTAAACATCATCGCGTAAGCCTCTTTCAGGGATTTGGATTTTCTGACGTCTTTTACAATATCAGACCATTCATGGAAGTTTAAGGTGATTGGATTGTAAGAATCCACCTGCTTGGTCAGTCCATAAATGGGTTGTTCTTTTTCTTCCATAAATGTCCCAAAAATCCTATCCCAGATAATAAAGGTTGACCCATAGTTTTTATCTAGATATTGTTCATTGGTAGCATGATGAACCCGATGATGAGATGGGGTTACAAAGAAAAACTCAATAGGCTTGGGAAGCTTTTTAATGTATTCGGTGTGGATCCAAAATTGGTACAATACTGCCAATTGATGAACGATAAAAAATACTACCGGATGAAAACCGGCCAAGACCACTGGAATAAAGAAAACAATTTTGATATGCTGGGTCCAACTGAGTCGGAAAGATACAGACCAATTATATTTTTTCGAATTGTGATGGGTTACATGGGTGGCCCACCAAAACCTGTTTTCATGGGCGATTCTATGGGCAACATATCTCCAAAAATCCAACCAAAATAAACAAAGGATATATGACCACCAGGTGTGTGGAATAGCCCAAGGGACTAGGTTATAGAAAAATAATATAATGCCAAAAGTCACCACTTTTATAGCAGCACTCATGCCTGCATTGACAAGTCCAATAAAGGTTGCTGTCAAGGTATCCTTACCATCATAATAATCTTTCTTGTCCTTATAGGAAAACAGCCATTCCAAAGCAACCAGAAAAATCATTATTGGTGTAGCAATAATGATTAGATTTGGAAGGTCTAAGTTTACAATTTGCTCAAAAGTTATTTTTTCTTTTGCCATAAAACCCTTACTCTGAAAATAATTTTTTTAAAACACTCAATTCAAAACCAAACACCTATAGGCTTAGAGTTTAAATTGAAAACAATTTCGAATTTACAGCTTTTTTACTTCATTAAAAAAGTAATGATTCAGGTTTCTTTTGAAGGATTCATAGAAATATTGACGTCTCTGAATTAAGATGCCACTTTATTAAAAACCGGAGTTTGGCTTATCCTTAGTGCCAAAATAGATTTTGGGATTTGCATAATTGGTTTATCAAAGCGCTTTTAAACCAGCTTCTGCAATCAATCCATCCTGGGCTGAAGTGACTCCTGAAATCCCTATTGCACCGACGCAGACACCATCTTTGAAAATGGGTAATCCCCCTTCCACAGGTATTGCATTGGGCAACGAGAGGATATGAGTTCCACCGCTTTTTACCAAATCTTCAAAGACTTTGGTGG
This window of the Aquiflexum balticum DSM 16537 genome carries:
- a CDS encoding sterol desaturase family protein, which gives rise to MAKEKITFEQIVNLDLPNLIIIATPIMIFLVALEWLFSYKDKKDYYDGKDTLTATFIGLVNAGMSAAIKVVTFGIILFFYNLVPWAIPHTWWSYILCLFWLDFWRYVAHRIAHENRFWWATHVTHHNSKKYNWSVSFRLSWTQHIKIVFFIPVVLAGFHPVVFFIVHQLAVLYQFWIHTEYIKKLPKPIEFFFVTPSHHRVHHATNEQYLDKNYGSTFIIWDRIFGTFMEEKEQPIYGLTKQVDSYNPITLNFHEWSDIVKDVRKSKSLKEAYAMMFTRPSLLEGVKNEYKEKEKVKV